A single genomic interval of Osmerus eperlanus chromosome 14, fOsmEpe2.1, whole genome shotgun sequence harbors:
- the pum3 gene encoding pumilio homolog 3 isoform X1 translates to MDVKPKKAFSPKGGKKFAPKRKDSIGKPGTKQTDKPGGHGTGKPGVQRTGKPSGQRTGKPSGQWTGKPAGKPTGKRPFKPHNAEKGKKFVKSEGNGTPKKFLKKPTDGKFSKKRKFTPGEGNEEGSEAKKPKWDEFKQKKKDLKVSRQQLEGKERFQIISRAKQVWEILRKKDCSKAKRAELVKELHDLIQGKVKSIAFAHDSTRVLQCYIQFGNDQQRQEVLAELQEHMVELSKSKYAKNIVKKFLMYGNKEQVQSVMLAFKGKVKQMLRHSEASSVVEYAYDEKAVLAQRLMLTEELYGNTFTVCKSSECPTLEKVLETHPTKNNTILDEMKQNLTPMAQKEAVVKHSLVHKVFLDFFLHAPAKLRTEMIESIREAVVYMAHTHDGARVAMHCLWHGTPKDRKVIIKTMKTYMVKFATGEFGHLVLLAVFDCVDDTKLVKQAVLLEILSSLDDVITNKYGRKVLLYLLSPRDRAHLLPEILQVLQRGDGNAHSKKDAALRRQELLEAVSPPLLQHLCDNAASMATDKAVSVTISDILGAAVGDLRPAMEAVAELAAPDFTPGGTDGQLHMCEHAAGHLVLKWLIEQDAKIQEAGREERFSRVLLEKVGLEQMQTWVHVNRGAMVLCSLLKSADVDVAAEVKEGLMSMTSDLKKIKNSKGVEILLEKLAA, encoded by the exons ATGGATGTAAAACCCAAGAAAGCGTTCTCCCCCAAAGGTGGAAAAAAATTCGCACCGAAAAGAAAAG ATTCCATAGGGAAACCTGGGACCAAACAAACTGATAAACCAGGAGGTCATGGGACTGGTAAACCTGGTGTTCAACGGACTGGTAAACCAAGCGGTCAACGGACAGGTAAACCAAGCGGTCAATGGACAGGTAAACCAGCCGGAAAACCGACAGGAAAAAGGCCGTTCAAGCCCCACAATGCAGAGAAGGGTAAGAAGTTTGTGAAGTCAGAAGGGAATGGAACTCCAAAGAAATTCCTGAAGAAGCCAACAGATGGAAAGTTCTCCAAGAAGAGGAAGTTCACTCCTGGAGAAGGGAACGAGGAGG GTTCAGAGGCTAAAAAGCCCAAGTGGGATGAGTTCaagcagaagaagaaggatCTGAAGGTGTCTCGGCAGCAgttggaggggaaggagaggttcCAGATCATCAGCAGGGCCAAGCAAGTCTGGGAGATCCTCAGGAA GAAGGATTGTAGCAAGGCAAAGAGAGCAGAACTCGTTAAGGAGCTCCATGATCTGATCCAGGGAAAGGTCAAGTCT ATTGCGTTTGCCCATGATTCCACACGTGTGCTGCAGTGCTACATCCAGTTTGGGAACGACCAGCAAAGGCAGGAAGTGCTCGCCGAACTTCAAG AACACATGGTGGAGCTGAGCAAGTCGAAATACGCCAAGAACATCGTCAAGAAGTTCCTCATGTATGG cAACAAGGAGCAGGTGCAGAGCGTGATGCTGGCGTTCAAGGGGAAGGTCAAGCAGATGCTGCGTCACTCGGAGGCGTCGTCCGTGGTGGAGTACGCCTACGACGAGAAGGCGGTCCTCGCTCAGAGACTCATGCTGACCGAAGAGCTCTACGGAAACACCTTCACCGTCTGCAAG tcttcCGAGTGTCCCACTCTGGAGAAGGTTCTGGAGACTCACCCAACGAAGAACAACACTATCCTGGATGAGATGAAGCAGAACCTCACCCCGATGGCTCAAAA AGAGGCGGTGGTCAAACACTCGCTGGTCCACAAGGTGTTCCTGGACTTCTTCCTGCACGCCCCGGCCAAGCTGAGGACGGAGATGATCGAGTCCATCCGCGAGGCTGTGGTGTACATGGCTCACACACACGACGGTGCCCGCGTCGCCATGCACTGCCTCTGGCACGGGACACCCAAG GATAGGAAGGTCATCATTAAAACCATGAAGACGTACATGGTCAAGTTTGCAACG GGGGAGTTTGGCCACCTGGTCCTGTTGGCAGTGTTTGACTGTGTAGACGACACCAAGCTGGTCAAACAGGCCGTCCTCTTG GAGATCCTGTCCTCTCTTGACGATGTGATCACTAACAAGTACGGCAGGAAGGTCCTGCTGTACCTGCTGAGCCCCAGAGACCGCGCCCACCTGCTGCCCGAGATCCTCCAGGTGCTGCAGCGTGGCGACGGCAACGCCCACAG taaGAAAGATGCAGCTCTGCGTCGTCAGGAGCTCCTGGAGGCCGTGTCGCCGCCCCTGCTGCAGCACCTGTGCGACAACGCCGCCTCCATGGCGACGGACAAGGCCGTGAGCGTCACGATCAGTGACATCCTGGGCGCGGCGGTGGGGGACTTGCGGCCCGCCATGGAGGCTGTGGCTGAGCTGGCTGCACCTGACTTCACTCCGGGAGGCACGgacggacag CTGCACATGTGTGAACATGCTGCCGGTCACCTGGTCCTGAAGTGGCTGATCGAGCAGGACGCCAAGATTCAGGAGGCTGGCAGAGAag AGCGGTTCTCCAGAGtgctgctggagaaggtggGGCTGGAGCAGATGCAGACCTGGGTGCATGTCAACAGAGGAGCCATGGTGCTGTGCAG tCTTCTGAAGAGTGCCGATGTGGACGTGGCCGCGGAGGTGAAGGAAGGGCTGATgtccatgacctctgaccttaagAAGATCAAGAACAGCAAAGGAGTTGAGATCCTCTTGGAGAAGCTGGCTGCATAG
- the LOC134033754 gene encoding scavenger receptor cysteine-rich type 1 protein M130-like yields MSILTFSLPPESVRLVEGAGLCSGRVEVRYDQSWVSVCEADFDRLDAEVVCRQLGCGAPSALQEALYGEGKGPLWDKEFQCGGKESRLLACDTSDSARNTCSPGNAVGLTCSGFDVRLVDGGSRCVGRVEIKHQEEWRLLYSLIWNVKHAAVVCRQLDCGSGISTKIYVGDGDLPAWGFTSYCAGTESSLRECGTVKDYVSTYAVMEVICSESVRLVEGAGLCSGRVEVRSDQSWVSVCEADFDRLDAEVVCRQLGCGAPLALQGALYGEGKGPLWDIKFQCGGKESRLLDCDTSDSARNTCSPGNAVGLTCSGSDVRLVDGGSRCAGRVEIKHQEEWRQLKISSIWSINHAAVVCRELDCGSAVSTRQYRGDEDRPLWEFSSHCAGTESALRECEYWRNKFNTSSVTEVICSDLLLQPGVSLSSSMLGVSQDQQQGLQVLRDHSFTITCSIQPQYSGGSFHLTFTGSNKTLTHTLTAASHSANFLFPAADHAHQGNYSCVYEVYVFSHNFTSESQLLSLTVAANPLPAFIIRVVLVLVLLTLLTSSTALYLYFKTTKKPAERGSMELASLHCSAEAGPGEERAAPEDGAGGECCLDADLRSVMESLPMVTDSTEGS; encoded by the exons ATGTCCATACtgaccttctctcttcctccagagtCTGTGAGGCTTGTGGAGGGAGCTGGTCTGTGTTCTGGCAGAGTGGAGGTGAGGTATGATCAGTCGTGGGTCTCAGTGTGTGAAGCTGACTTTGACAGGCTGGATGCAGAGGTGGTCTGTCGGCAGCTTGGCTGTGGGGCTCCTTCAGCCCTCCAGGAGGCGCtctatggagaagggaaaggtCCACTCTGGGATAAAGAGTTCCAGTGTGGAGGCAAGGAGTCCCGTCTCCTGGCCTGTGACACCTCAGACTCGGCTAGAAACACCTGCTCACCtggcaatgctgttggactcaCCTGCTCAG GTTTTGATGTGAGGTTGGTGGATGGAGGTAGTCGCTGTGTTGGCAGAGTGGAGATCAAACACCAGGAAGAGTGGAGACTACTGTACAGTTTAATTTGGAATGTAAAGCATGCAGCTGTAGTATGCAGACAGCTGGACTGTGGATCTGGAATTTCAACAAAAATTTATGTTGGTGATGGAGATCTTCCTGCATGGGGGTTTACATCTTACTGTGCTGGGACTGAGTCTTCTCTGAGGGAGTGTGGAACAGTAAAAGATTATGTCAGCACTTATGCTGTCATGGAGGTGATCTGCTCAG agtCTGTGAGGCTTGTGGAGGGAGCTGGTCTGTGTTCTGGCAGAGTGGAGGTGAGGTCTGATCAGTCGTGGGTCTCAGTGTGTGAAGCTGACTTTGACAGGCTGGATGCAGAGGTGGTCTGTCGGCAGCTTGGCTGTGGGGCTCCTTTAGCCCTCCAGGGGGCGCtctatggagaagggaaaggtCCACTCTGGGATATAAAGTTCCAGTGTGGAGGCAAGGAGTCCCGTCTCCTTGACTGTGACACCTCAGACTCAGCTAGAAACACCTGCTCACCtggcaatgctgttggactcaCCTGCTCAG gttCGGATGTGAGGTTGGTGGATGGAGGTAGTCGCTGTGCTGGCAGAGTGGAGATCAAACACCAGGAAGAGTGGAGACAACTGAAAATTAGTTCTATCTGGAGCATTAATCATGCAGCTGTAGTCTGCAGAGAGCTGGACTGTGGATCTGCTGTTTCAACAAGACAATATCGTGGTGATGAAGATCGTCCTTTATGGGAGTTTTCATCTCACTGTGCTGGGACTGAGTCTGCTCTGAGGGAGTGTGAATACTGGAGGAACAAGTTCAACACTTCCTCTGTCACAGAAGTGATCTGCTCAG ATCTCCTGTTGCAGCCTGgtgtctccctgtcttcctccatgCTAGGGGTCTCCCAGGACCAGCAGCAGGGGCTGCAGGTGTTGAGGGACCACAGCTTCACCATCACCTGCTCCATCCAGCCACAGTACTCAGGAGGCTCCTTCCACCTCACCTTCACTGGCTCCAAcaaaaccctgacacacaccctcacagctGCCAGTCACTCtgccaacttcctgtttcctgctgcAGACCACGCCCACCAAGGGAACTACAGCTGTGTTTATGAAGTCTATGTTTTCTCTCATAACTTCACCTCTGAGagtcagctcctctctctcactgttgcAG CCAATCCTCTGCCAGCTTTCATCATCAGAGTGGTGTTGGTGTTGGTGTTGCTGACTCTGCTGACGTCCAGCACTGCCCTCTATCTGTACTTCAAG ACCACCAAGAagcctgcagagagggggagcatgGAGCTGGCCTCCCTGCATTGCAGTGCTGAAGCtgggccaggagaggagagagcagccccagaggatggagcaggaggagagtgcTGTCTAGACGCTGATCTGAGGTCAGTCATGGAGTCCCTGCCAATGGTGACTGACAGCACTGAGGGAAGCTAG
- the pum3 gene encoding pumilio homolog 3 isoform X2 — translation MDVKPKKAFSPKGGKKFAPKRKGKPGTKQTDKPGGHGTGKPGVQRTGKPSGQRTGKPSGQWTGKPAGKPTGKRPFKPHNAEKGKKFVKSEGNGTPKKFLKKPTDGKFSKKRKFTPGEGNEEGSEAKKPKWDEFKQKKKDLKVSRQQLEGKERFQIISRAKQVWEILRKKDCSKAKRAELVKELHDLIQGKVKSIAFAHDSTRVLQCYIQFGNDQQRQEVLAELQEHMVELSKSKYAKNIVKKFLMYGNKEQVQSVMLAFKGKVKQMLRHSEASSVVEYAYDEKAVLAQRLMLTEELYGNTFTVCKSSECPTLEKVLETHPTKNNTILDEMKQNLTPMAQKEAVVKHSLVHKVFLDFFLHAPAKLRTEMIESIREAVVYMAHTHDGARVAMHCLWHGTPKDRKVIIKTMKTYMVKFATGEFGHLVLLAVFDCVDDTKLVKQAVLLEILSSLDDVITNKYGRKVLLYLLSPRDRAHLLPEILQVLQRGDGNAHSKKDAALRRQELLEAVSPPLLQHLCDNAASMATDKAVSVTISDILGAAVGDLRPAMEAVAELAAPDFTPGGTDGQLHMCEHAAGHLVLKWLIEQDAKIQEAGREERFSRVLLEKVGLEQMQTWVHVNRGAMVLCSLLKSADVDVAAEVKEGLMSMTSDLKKIKNSKGVEILLEKLAA, via the exons ATGGATGTAAAACCCAAGAAAGCGTTCTCCCCCAAAGGTGGAAAAAAATTCGCACCGAAAAGAAAAG GGAAACCTGGGACCAAACAAACTGATAAACCAGGAGGTCATGGGACTGGTAAACCTGGTGTTCAACGGACTGGTAAACCAAGCGGTCAACGGACAGGTAAACCAAGCGGTCAATGGACAGGTAAACCAGCCGGAAAACCGACAGGAAAAAGGCCGTTCAAGCCCCACAATGCAGAGAAGGGTAAGAAGTTTGTGAAGTCAGAAGGGAATGGAACTCCAAAGAAATTCCTGAAGAAGCCAACAGATGGAAAGTTCTCCAAGAAGAGGAAGTTCACTCCTGGAGAAGGGAACGAGGAGG GTTCAGAGGCTAAAAAGCCCAAGTGGGATGAGTTCaagcagaagaagaaggatCTGAAGGTGTCTCGGCAGCAgttggaggggaaggagaggttcCAGATCATCAGCAGGGCCAAGCAAGTCTGGGAGATCCTCAGGAA GAAGGATTGTAGCAAGGCAAAGAGAGCAGAACTCGTTAAGGAGCTCCATGATCTGATCCAGGGAAAGGTCAAGTCT ATTGCGTTTGCCCATGATTCCACACGTGTGCTGCAGTGCTACATCCAGTTTGGGAACGACCAGCAAAGGCAGGAAGTGCTCGCCGAACTTCAAG AACACATGGTGGAGCTGAGCAAGTCGAAATACGCCAAGAACATCGTCAAGAAGTTCCTCATGTATGG cAACAAGGAGCAGGTGCAGAGCGTGATGCTGGCGTTCAAGGGGAAGGTCAAGCAGATGCTGCGTCACTCGGAGGCGTCGTCCGTGGTGGAGTACGCCTACGACGAGAAGGCGGTCCTCGCTCAGAGACTCATGCTGACCGAAGAGCTCTACGGAAACACCTTCACCGTCTGCAAG tcttcCGAGTGTCCCACTCTGGAGAAGGTTCTGGAGACTCACCCAACGAAGAACAACACTATCCTGGATGAGATGAAGCAGAACCTCACCCCGATGGCTCAAAA AGAGGCGGTGGTCAAACACTCGCTGGTCCACAAGGTGTTCCTGGACTTCTTCCTGCACGCCCCGGCCAAGCTGAGGACGGAGATGATCGAGTCCATCCGCGAGGCTGTGGTGTACATGGCTCACACACACGACGGTGCCCGCGTCGCCATGCACTGCCTCTGGCACGGGACACCCAAG GATAGGAAGGTCATCATTAAAACCATGAAGACGTACATGGTCAAGTTTGCAACG GGGGAGTTTGGCCACCTGGTCCTGTTGGCAGTGTTTGACTGTGTAGACGACACCAAGCTGGTCAAACAGGCCGTCCTCTTG GAGATCCTGTCCTCTCTTGACGATGTGATCACTAACAAGTACGGCAGGAAGGTCCTGCTGTACCTGCTGAGCCCCAGAGACCGCGCCCACCTGCTGCCCGAGATCCTCCAGGTGCTGCAGCGTGGCGACGGCAACGCCCACAG taaGAAAGATGCAGCTCTGCGTCGTCAGGAGCTCCTGGAGGCCGTGTCGCCGCCCCTGCTGCAGCACCTGTGCGACAACGCCGCCTCCATGGCGACGGACAAGGCCGTGAGCGTCACGATCAGTGACATCCTGGGCGCGGCGGTGGGGGACTTGCGGCCCGCCATGGAGGCTGTGGCTGAGCTGGCTGCACCTGACTTCACTCCGGGAGGCACGgacggacag CTGCACATGTGTGAACATGCTGCCGGTCACCTGGTCCTGAAGTGGCTGATCGAGCAGGACGCCAAGATTCAGGAGGCTGGCAGAGAag AGCGGTTCTCCAGAGtgctgctggagaaggtggGGCTGGAGCAGATGCAGACCTGGGTGCATGTCAACAGAGGAGCCATGGTGCTGTGCAG tCTTCTGAAGAGTGCCGATGTGGACGTGGCCGCGGAGGTGAAGGAAGGGCTGATgtccatgacctctgaccttaagAAGATCAAGAACAGCAAAGGAGTTGAGATCCTCTTGGAGAAGCTGGCTGCATAG
- the carm1l gene encoding histone-arginine methyltransferase CARM1, producing the protein MDREAENKLLQDGRAEERTVEERSFYVRVFGVEEGVVRGGEVVGRCEVGLKEQRPHQELSLHITRQGGPLLNIYDGVGACVFRFAVTTETERCIVGSCSFLLTIGNLSVLLQFRTPRELQDFLDQLMGRASCRRQTSQDSSPLRGHFHGHLSQQQNMLQDYLRTATYQKAILLNEADFRDKVVLEVGSGSGILSLFALQAGARRVYTVQTSPAVKYTQLLMSSNSVSDRVCVLRGGVEEVCCPEQVDVIISEPIGYMLLNDRMLESYVHARKWLQPTGLMFPSYSDLHLAPFTDEQLYIEHYARASFWRQRCFYGINLSGLHSAAVEEVFRQPIVDTFDMQILMAKSVKHSISFTETKEKDLLRMEIPFVFPLLQSGLVHGIAFWFDVAFVGSKATVWLSTSPSEPLTHWYQVRCLLQTPLFAKMGQTLSGTVLLTANMRQSYDIDISAVVDQSGFRSGNSLDLKNLFFRYA; encoded by the exons ATGGACAGAGAAGCAGAGAACAAGCTACTGCAGGAtgggagggcggaggagaggacagtggaGGAGCGGAGTTTCTATGTCCGCGTGtttggtgtggaggagggtgtggtgagggggggtgaggtggtgggCAGGTGTGAGGTGGGGCTGAAAGAGCAGAGACCACACCAGGAACTGTCTCTTCACATCACACGGCAGGGGGGTCCCCTGCTCAACATTTATGATG GCGTTGGAGCCTGTGTGTTCAGGTTCGCAGTCACCACGGAGACCGAACGCTGCATTGTCGGAAGCTGTTCCTTCTTATTAACCATTGGCAACCTGAGTGTCCTGCTACAGTTTAGAACACCCAGAG AGCTGCAGGACTTCCTGGACCAACTGATGGGAAGAGCCAGCTGCAGGAGGCAGACATCCCAAGACTCATCCCCCCTGCGCGGTCAC ttTCATGGGCATTTATCACAGCAGCAGAACATGCTACAGGACTACCTGAGGACAGCCACATACCAGAAGGCCATCCTGCTCAACGAGGCTGACTTCAGAGACAAG GTGGTTCTGGAGGTGGGCTCTGGTTCTGGGATCCTGTCCTTATTCGCACTGCAGGCAGGAGCCCGGCGGGTGTACACTGTCCAGACCAGCCCCGCTGTAAAGTACACTCAG CTCCTGATGAGCAGTaacagtgtgtcagacagggtgtgtgtgctgaggggcggggtggaggaggtgtgctGCCCCGAGCAGGTCGACGTCATCATCTCTGAGCCAATCGGATACATGCTGCTCAACGACAGGATGTTGGAGAGCTACGTCCATGCCAGGAAGTGGCTCCAACCCACCG gtcTCATGTTCCCCTCCTACAGTGACCTTCACCTGGCCCCCTTCACAGACGAGCAGCTCTACATAGAACACTACGCTCGTGCTAGCTTctg GCGCCAGAGGTGTTTCTATGGCATCAACCTGAGTGGGCTGCACAGCGCTGCAGTAGAGGAGGTCTTCAGGCAGCCCAtcgtg GATACGTTTGACATGCAGATTCTGATGGCCAAGTCCGTCAAGCACTCCATCAGCTTCACCGAGACCAAGGAGAAGGACCTCCTCAG gATGGAGATTCCCTTTGTGTTCCCACTCCTCCAATCTGGGCTGGTCCATGGGATCGCCTTCTGGTTCGACGTGGCCTTCGTTGGATCCAA gGCGACGGTGTGGTTGTCCACCTCGCCCTCGGAGCCTCTGACCCACTGGTACCAGGTCCGCTGCCTGCTGCAGACTCCTCTGTTTGCCAAGATGGGTCAGACGCTGTCTGGCACTGTGCTGCTCACTGCCAACATGAG GCAGAGCTATGACATCGACATCTCAGCAGTCGTGGACCAATCAGGCTTCAGGTCTGGTAACAGCCTGGATCTCAAGAACCTCTTCTTCAG GTATGCCTAA